The following are from one region of the Sorghum bicolor cultivar BTx623 chromosome 2, Sorghum_bicolor_NCBIv3, whole genome shotgun sequence genome:
- the LOC8083275 gene encoding transcription factor bHLH49 isoform X2, which yields MDMNESGEKGMEGNASSGAAGIPVEWQTQFSAAAFSCAPPQQQQVPMMDSAFASAAGLWASTSQAMALSDVGAMSAARGGGGFLAPVPGFLPQGLGHFPVDSGFIERAARASCFGGGGGVMGATAGYGTADHQTMNNAFSGSSEALLDHQRKDGNDKGEPELGRNGHDGVLSSEAAAGDCSSKGTSDSKKRRRPNEVQSANLPADSANESVHSKDKGEESSPATTTGPGKSKGKGAKETSESQKEDYIHVRARRGQATNSHSLAERLRREKISERMKLLQDLVPGCSKVTGKAVMLDEIINYVQSLQRQVEFLSMKLATVNPRLDLNIEGLLSKDLLRFPGVPSSSLGFSPEMMHPQLQLSQPGLIQGGAAGMANPDVFRRIMQAQLSAKDGSQMSHALNGGSFSEVAQMAYPSLGSQDLSIRPSQDGFQM from the exons ATGGACATGAACGAGAGCGGCGAGAAAGGGATGGAGGGCAACGCGTCGTCCGGCGCCGCCGGCATCCCGGTGGAGTGGCAGACCCAATTCAGCGCCGCCGCCTTCTCGTgcgcgccgccgcagcagcagcaggttcCAATGATGGACTCCGCCTTCGCGTCCGCCGCCGGCCTGTGGGCGTCCACCTCCCAGGCCATGGCGCTCTCCGACGTCGGCGCCATGTCGGCCGCGCGGGGCGGTGGCGGCTTCTTGGCGCCGGTCCCCGGTTTcctccctcagggcctcggccaTTTCCCCGTCGACTCCGGCTTCATCGAGCGCGCCGCGCGGGCGTCCtgcttcggcggcggcggcggggtgaTGGGTGCTACCGCTGGCTACGGCACAGCTGATCATCAGACCATGAACAACGCGTTCAGTGGCTCCTCAGAGGCGCTGTTGGATCACCAGAGGAAGGACGGCAACGACAAGGGCGAGCCGGAGCTCGGCCGGAACGGCCACGACGGGGTGCTGAGCTCGGAGGCTGCTGCTGGGGACTGCTCGTCCAAGGGGACCTcggactccaagaagaggagaAGGCCTAACGAG GTTCAGTCGGCCAACCTGCCCGCGGACTCGGCAAACGAGAGCGTGCACAGCAAGGACAAAGGCGAGGAGAGCAGCCCGGCAACGACCACCGGACCCGGAAAGTCGAAAGGGAAGGGGGCGAAAGAGACCTCCGAGTCTCAGAAGGAAGACTACATTCATGTCCGAGCTCGGCGCGGACAGGCAACCAACAGCCACAGCCTAGCAGAAAGG TTGAGGAGGGAGAAGATTAGCGAGAGGATGAAGCTTCTGCAGGACCTTGTTCCTGGCTGCAGCAAA GTCACTGGGAAAGCGGTAATGCTTGACGAGATCATCAACTATGTTCAGTCCCTGCAAAGACAAGTTGAG TTCTTATCGATGAAGCTCGCAACAGTAAACCCAAGGCTTGACCTCAATATAGAAGGGCTTCTATCGAAAGAT CTTCTTCGCTTCCCTGGTGTTCCTTCTTCTTCCCTTGGATTTTCCCCAGAAATGATGCACCCACAATTACAGCTATCGCAACCAGGCCTGATTCAGGGGGGCGCTGCTGGCATGGCCAATCCGGACGTATTCAGGAGAATCATGCAGGCACAATTGAGTGCAAAAGACGGGTCTCAG ATGTCCCACGCATTGAATGGAGGGTCATTCAGCGAGGTTGCGCAGATGGCGTACCCGTCGCTGGGGTCCCAGGACTTGAGCATCAGGCCGTCGCAGGACGGGTTTCAAATGTGA
- the LOC8083275 gene encoding transcription factor bHLH49 isoform X1 has protein sequence MDMNESGEKGMEGNASSGAAGIPVEWQTQFSAAAFSCAPPQQQQVPMMDSAFASAAGLWASTSQAMALSDVGAMSAARGGGGFLAPVPGFLPQGLGHFPVDSGFIERAARASCFGGGGGVMGATAGYGTADHQTMNNAFSGSSEALLDHQRKDGNDKGEPELGRNGHDGVLSSEAAAGDCSSKGTSDSKKRRRPNEVMGGDQVQSANLPADSANESVHSKDKGEESSPATTTGPGKSKGKGAKETSESQKEDYIHVRARRGQATNSHSLAERLRREKISERMKLLQDLVPGCSKVTGKAVMLDEIINYVQSLQRQVEFLSMKLATVNPRLDLNIEGLLSKDLLRFPGVPSSSLGFSPEMMHPQLQLSQPGLIQGGAAGMANPDVFRRIMQAQLSAKDGSQMSHALNGGSFSEVAQMAYPSLGSQDLSIRPSQDGFQM, from the exons ATGGACATGAACGAGAGCGGCGAGAAAGGGATGGAGGGCAACGCGTCGTCCGGCGCCGCCGGCATCCCGGTGGAGTGGCAGACCCAATTCAGCGCCGCCGCCTTCTCGTgcgcgccgccgcagcagcagcaggttcCAATGATGGACTCCGCCTTCGCGTCCGCCGCCGGCCTGTGGGCGTCCACCTCCCAGGCCATGGCGCTCTCCGACGTCGGCGCCATGTCGGCCGCGCGGGGCGGTGGCGGCTTCTTGGCGCCGGTCCCCGGTTTcctccctcagggcctcggccaTTTCCCCGTCGACTCCGGCTTCATCGAGCGCGCCGCGCGGGCGTCCtgcttcggcggcggcggcggggtgaTGGGTGCTACCGCTGGCTACGGCACAGCTGATCATCAGACCATGAACAACGCGTTCAGTGGCTCCTCAGAGGCGCTGTTGGATCACCAGAGGAAGGACGGCAACGACAAGGGCGAGCCGGAGCTCGGCCGGAACGGCCACGACGGGGTGCTGAGCTCGGAGGCTGCTGCTGGGGACTGCTCGTCCAAGGGGACCTcggactccaagaagaggagaAGGCCTAACGAG GTGATGGGAGGCGATCAGGTTCAGTCGGCCAACCTGCCCGCGGACTCGGCAAACGAGAGCGTGCACAGCAAGGACAAAGGCGAGGAGAGCAGCCCGGCAACGACCACCGGACCCGGAAAGTCGAAAGGGAAGGGGGCGAAAGAGACCTCCGAGTCTCAGAAGGAAGACTACATTCATGTCCGAGCTCGGCGCGGACAGGCAACCAACAGCCACAGCCTAGCAGAAAGG TTGAGGAGGGAGAAGATTAGCGAGAGGATGAAGCTTCTGCAGGACCTTGTTCCTGGCTGCAGCAAA GTCACTGGGAAAGCGGTAATGCTTGACGAGATCATCAACTATGTTCAGTCCCTGCAAAGACAAGTTGAG TTCTTATCGATGAAGCTCGCAACAGTAAACCCAAGGCTTGACCTCAATATAGAAGGGCTTCTATCGAAAGAT CTTCTTCGCTTCCCTGGTGTTCCTTCTTCTTCCCTTGGATTTTCCCCAGAAATGATGCACCCACAATTACAGCTATCGCAACCAGGCCTGATTCAGGGGGGCGCTGCTGGCATGGCCAATCCGGACGTATTCAGGAGAATCATGCAGGCACAATTGAGTGCAAAAGACGGGTCTCAG ATGTCCCACGCATTGAATGGAGGGTCATTCAGCGAGGTTGCGCAGATGGCGTACCCGTCGCTGGGGTCCCAGGACTTGAGCATCAGGCCGTCGCAGGACGGGTTTCAAATGTGA